From the Glandiceps talaboti chromosome 12, keGlaTala1.1, whole genome shotgun sequence genome, one window contains:
- the LOC144442932 gene encoding somatostatin receptor type 2-like translates to MQSMQLLSTTSDGMDEHDVVNTVAEQHYNATEIQGIGDAFFFKIIPALYSCICVIGLIGNFLVIYVLIRHSSKRSIPNVFILNLAIADFLFMCTLPFQAHSLAKKEWIFGNAMCKLITGFDGMNQFTGIFILTAMSVDRHLAIVYPIKFRAFRTINKARLVNVSIWCASLLASLPLWLFSQEYTVSNSTNICTIIWPDYEGDTVFILFTFNLGFTFPLLVIAVCYIKAFTHLCQVHRPDHRLRAAKIRQESRRVAVMVIVIVIAFVVCWLPFYVLNITLSLDYHSPSMLVVSIYSISICLSYSNSCLNPIIYSFMGTNFRNNMAKSKLFRILGKHLRLQHESRNSINSTCSTRFSTTGVSITRILPGRVDSSDFQFQNDQKCEEETTSRH, encoded by the coding sequence ATGCAATCTATGCAGCTGTTGTCAACAACTTCCGATGGTATGGATGAGCATGATGTGGTCAACACTGTTGCGGAACAACATTACAACGCTACAGAAATACAGGGGATTGGTGATGCTTTCTTCTTCAAAATAATACCAGCGTTGTACAGTTGTATTTGTGTTATTGGTCTTATTGGCAATTTTCTTGTCATATATGTTTTGATACGTCACTCGTCCAAAAGATCAATTCCAAACGTCTTTATCCTGAACTTGGCCATTGCTGATTTTCTCTTCATGTGTACTTTACCATTTCAAGCTCACAGTTTAGCCAAGAAGGAGTGGATATTCGGTAATGCCATGTGCAAACTTATAACGGGCTTCGACGGTATGAACCAATTCACGGGGATCTTCATTTTGACTGCGATGAGCGTCGATAGACACTTAGCAATTGTATACCCGATAAAGTTCCGAGCATTTCGGACAATTAACAAAGCTCGCCTGGTAAATGTGTCCATTTGGTGCGCATCGCTCTTAGCAAGCTTGCCCCTGTGGCTCTTCTCGCAGGAGTATACCGTGTCTAACTCAACAAACATTTGCACCATAATATGGCCGGACTATGAAGGTGACACCGTCTTCATTTTATTTACGTTCAATTTAGGATTTACATTTCCGCTCCTTGTTATCGCAGTCTGTTACATCAAAGCTTTCACCCATCTCTGTCAAGTTCATCGACCAGACCATCGGTTACGAGCGGCCAAAATACGACAGGAATCACGTCGCGTTGCCGTTATGGTAATCGTGATAGTCATTGCGTTTGTGGTTTGTTGGTTGCCTTTTTACGTCCTGAATATTACATTGTCACTTGACTACCATTCGCCTAGCATGCTTGTCGTCAGCATTTACTCCATATCAATATGTCTCAGCTATTCCAACAGTTGTTTGAACCCTATCATTTACTCGTTTATGGGAACAAACTTCCGAAACAACATGGCAAAGTCAAAGCTGTTCAGAATACTCGGTAAGCACCTAAGGTTACAACACGAAAGCAGAAACAGTATAAACTCCACTTGTAGTACAAGATTCTCCACCACCGGTGTATCTATTACACGCATACTGCCCGGAAGGGTTGATAGCAgtgattttcaatttcaaaacgATCAGAAATGCGAAGAAGAAACCACAAGTAGACATTAA